In a genomic window of Aggregatimonas sangjinii:
- a CDS encoding histidine kinase translates to MLKFLKKNLFWIIQFVGWGALGLIPVFSGGPNQHPLLAISIFLATLLSGLITTSVLRWFLKRFVGMPEIRFRKIAMIFGAIMVSAVLWLLLLYIFGFISGYILQSLGLPEEPPSSKKLLAKLILFAVGFVMICVWTGLYFGIKIIRKYNAERIERLKLREEVKKAQLNTLKGHINVQFMIATLKKLKKLMLIEIPESRTLLTQLSELLRYSLTKNSVDRVALTDEIEMVENYVRLSFFDHPEKLKATYQLPEGSQLSSLDVPPMLIVTLTELFIKQIALSGSSSKISFQIIVDDADLKVFLTSNIKTVTSTKSDFLKQKLEQRLYLLFGNSAELTEKHSENGSSIRLTFPIGLAKSNL, encoded by the coding sequence ATGCTAAAATTCTTAAAGAAAAATCTCTTTTGGATTATCCAGTTCGTCGGTTGGGGTGCTTTGGGACTCATACCCGTCTTTTCGGGTGGTCCGAACCAACACCCGCTACTGGCGATTTCAATTTTCTTGGCTACTTTGCTTTCAGGTTTGATCACCACATCGGTACTACGATGGTTCCTGAAACGATTTGTAGGGATGCCCGAGATAAGATTTCGAAAGATTGCAATGATCTTTGGTGCTATTATGGTGTCCGCGGTGCTTTGGTTGTTGTTGCTCTATATATTCGGTTTTATTTCCGGATACATACTGCAATCCCTAGGTCTTCCCGAAGAACCACCATCTTCGAAGAAACTGTTGGCCAAGCTAATTCTATTTGCTGTTGGTTTCGTAATGATCTGTGTTTGGACAGGCCTCTATTTTGGAATCAAAATCATTAGAAAGTACAATGCGGAACGCATAGAAAGATTAAAACTACGTGAAGAAGTAAAAAAAGCACAATTGAATACCTTAAAGGGTCATATTAACGTGCAATTCATGATAGCGACTTTAAAAAAGCTAAAAAAGTTGATGTTGATTGAGATTCCCGAATCCAGGACCTTACTTACCCAACTTTCTGAATTGCTTCGGTATTCCCTGACCAAAAATAGCGTCGACCGTGTTGCACTGACGGACGAAATCGAAATGGTAGAAAATTATGTTCGGTTAAGTTTTTTTGACCATCCAGAGAAATTAAAAGCCACGTATCAACTGCCTGAGGGATCCCAATTGTCGTCGTTGGATGTCCCACCCATGCTCATCGTCACGCTGACCGAACTATTTATAAAGCAAATCGCGTTGTCCGGGAGTTCTAGTAAAATCAGTTTTCAGATAATCGTAGATGATGCCGATTTGAAAGTATTTCTCACATCCAATATCAAAACCGTGACATCCACCAAAAGCGACTTTCTAAAACAAAAGTTGGAACAACGGCTATACCTGTTGTTTGGAAATTCTGCAGAGCTAACTGAAAAACATAGCGAAAATGGAAGTTCGATACGGCTCACTTTCCCGATCGGTCTAGCGAAAAGTAATTTGTAA
- a CDS encoding S9 family peptidase translates to MKKIMIMALLVMGFQASAQDVTGTWKGNLAVQGTEMPLVFNISETDGELSSTMDSPSQGATDIPMDVTTFEDGALTIEFKKGGIKYVGTLTEATIEGTFYQGGMELPLVFEKSEKTIPGNPELPSSDAELEALAALGEGDFKYSVEDYFAKPKASTFRFSPDGKYMSYREKDENGKRHVFVKDIASGEVKRAIEEKEELIRGYGWINNERLVFLKDKGGDENYHVYAVNIDGSDQRDLTPFEGVRADFSELLKEDKDHIIVQMNKNNPQVFEPYKVNVVSGEITQLYENTDPANPITDYNFDKNGVLKGFTRIRDGVEQDLYYAKEGGDFSLLKSLNWKDAFSIIGFDYATDNPHDAYVVSNLDNDKSEILLYDLKEDKIIKKVFSNPDYDVSNLSISKKRNYELDYVTYEGDKEVVVPISAYYKNLHSKFQDKFGDKQYSIADYTDDENNLLLYVTSDKLYGKYYSYDVTKDEFKELFNLMPQLREEDMAEMRPITFKSRDGITLHGYITLPKAAIDGQKVPVIVNPHGGPQGIRDSWGFNPEAQLFASRGYATLQVNFRISGGYGKEFLESGFKQIGRKAMDDVEDGLQYVVDQGWVDKDKAAIYGGSHGGYAVLRGLTKTPDLYACGVDYVGVSNLFTFMQTIPPYWKPYLKIIKEIWYDEDIAEEKAIMEEVSPVYQIDKISKPLFVVQGANDPRVNIDESDQIVEALRAKGFDVPYMVKYDEGHGFGKEENSIALYKSMMGFYAKHLGAQEMSKLIKD, encoded by the coding sequence ATGAAAAAAATTATGATTATGGCCTTATTGGTAATGGGCTTTCAGGCCAGTGCGCAAGATGTCACCGGAACCTGGAAAGGAAATTTAGCGGTTCAGGGAACCGAGATGCCGTTGGTATTCAACATAAGTGAAACCGATGGGGAATTGAGTAGTACGATGGATAGTCCCTCGCAAGGTGCTACCGACATCCCAATGGATGTTACCACTTTTGAAGATGGTGCCTTGACCATTGAATTTAAAAAAGGAGGAATCAAATACGTGGGAACACTTACCGAAGCTACGATAGAGGGTACCTTTTATCAAGGCGGCATGGAACTGCCATTGGTTTTTGAAAAATCGGAGAAAACCATTCCCGGAAATCCGGAACTACCTAGTTCGGACGCCGAATTGGAGGCGCTTGCGGCATTAGGCGAAGGTGATTTCAAATATTCCGTAGAGGATTATTTTGCAAAACCAAAAGCATCTACTTTTCGTTTTTCCCCGGATGGGAAATACATGTCGTACCGCGAAAAAGACGAGAATGGCAAAAGACATGTTTTTGTGAAGGATATCGCTTCGGGAGAAGTAAAACGTGCCATCGAGGAAAAAGAAGAATTGATTCGCGGTTACGGCTGGATCAATAATGAGCGATTGGTTTTCCTAAAAGATAAGGGTGGTGATGAGAATTATCATGTCTATGCTGTAAATATCGATGGTAGCGATCAAAGAGATCTTACACCCTTCGAAGGTGTACGCGCTGATTTTAGCGAACTTTTAAAGGAAGACAAAGATCATATCATCGTTCAAATGAACAAGAACAATCCACAGGTTTTTGAACCATACAAGGTAAATGTGGTCAGTGGCGAAATCACACAATTATATGAAAATACCGATCCTGCCAATCCCATTACGGATTACAACTTTGATAAAAATGGTGTGCTAAAAGGGTTTACCAGAATCAGGGATGGGGTAGAGCAAGACCTGTATTATGCCAAAGAAGGCGGCGACTTTAGCTTGTTGAAAAGTTTGAATTGGAAGGATGCCTTCAGCATAATCGGTTTTGACTACGCCACCGATAATCCGCATGATGCCTATGTCGTTTCCAATTTGGATAATGATAAGAGCGAGATTTTACTGTACGATTTAAAAGAGGACAAAATCATCAAGAAGGTATTTTCAAATCCGGATTATGACGTTTCCAATCTGTCAATATCTAAAAAACGGAATTACGAACTTGATTACGTTACCTATGAAGGGGATAAAGAGGTCGTTGTACCCATAAGTGCTTATTATAAAAATCTCCATTCCAAATTTCAAGATAAATTCGGAGACAAACAATACAGTATCGCAGATTATACCGATGATGAAAACAATTTACTTTTATATGTAACCAGCGATAAACTTTACGGCAAATACTATTCTTACGATGTGACGAAAGATGAGTTTAAAGAGCTCTTTAATCTAATGCCACAATTGAGGGAGGAAGATATGGCCGAAATGCGTCCGATAACCTTTAAGAGTCGTGATGGAATAACGCTGCACGGTTACATTACCTTACCTAAAGCCGCCATTGATGGTCAAAAGGTACCCGTTATCGTGAATCCGCACGGCGGACCACAAGGTATTCGTGATTCTTGGGGCTTTAATCCCGAAGCACAACTTTTTGCCAGTAGAGGTTACGCGACGCTACAGGTCAACTTTAGAATTTCCGGGGGATACGGAAAGGAATTCTTAGAGTCCGGTTTTAAACAAATCGGTAGAAAAGCCATGGACGATGTCGAAGACGGCTTGCAGTATGTCGTAGATCAAGGCTGGGTAGATAAAGATAAAGCCGCTATTTATGGTGGAAGTCATGGGGGCTATGCCGTCTTAAGAGGCTTGACCAAAACTCCTGACCTTTATGCCTGTGGGGTAGATTACGTAGGAGTTTCCAATCTCTTTACTTTTATGCAAACCATTCCACCTTACTGGAAACCGTATTTAAAGATCATCAAGGAAATTTGGTATGATGAGGATATCGCCGAGGAAAAAGCCATTATGGAAGAGGTGTCACCGGTCTATCAAATAGACAAGATCAGCAAACCGTTGTTCGTTGTACAAGGTGCCAACGACCCACGGGTAAACATAGATGAATCGGATCAAATAGTAGAAGCCTTAAGAGCCAAAGGGTTCGATGTGCCGTACATGGTCAAATATGACGAAGGTCACGGTTTTGGTAAAGAAGAGAACTCTATTGCCCTTTACAAATCGATGATGGGTTTTTACGCCAAACACTTGGGCGCCCAAGAAATGTCCAAACTGATAAAGGACTAG
- the obgE gene encoding GTPase ObgE yields the protein MTEGNFVDYVRIFAESGNGGKGSAHLHREKYITKGGPDGGDGGRGGHVILRGNKNLWTLVTFKFRKHFKAGHGEHGSKGRSSGADGQDTYLEVPLGTVVRDVETNAILFEITEDKEEKILVEGGMGGRGNWHFKSPTNQTPRYAQPGVSGQETSVILELKVLADVGLVGFPNAGKSTLLSVITSAKPKIGDYEFTTLKPNLGIVEYRDFQSFVMADIPGIIEGAAEGKGLGHYFLRHIERNSTLLFLIPADSTDIGKEYQILLDELRRYNPELLDKEKLIAISKSDMLDAELMDEMRVELEKDLQGVSFMFISSVAQQGIQELKDKLWSMLNN from the coding sequence ATGACCGAGGGCAACTTTGTAGATTACGTTAGAATTTTTGCCGAATCCGGCAATGGGGGAAAAGGCTCTGCGCATTTACACCGTGAAAAGTATATTACAAAAGGCGGTCCCGATGGCGGTGATGGTGGTAGAGGAGGTCATGTAATTCTGCGGGGTAATAAGAATTTATGGACGCTAGTAACCTTTAAGTTCAGAAAGCATTTTAAAGCCGGGCATGGCGAGCATGGTAGCAAGGGCCGAAGTTCCGGAGCCGATGGGCAGGATACCTATCTAGAGGTGCCACTCGGAACGGTTGTACGTGATGTGGAGACCAATGCGATCTTGTTTGAGATTACCGAAGATAAGGAGGAGAAAATATTGGTCGAAGGCGGTATGGGTGGTCGTGGAAATTGGCATTTTAAATCCCCAACGAACCAAACTCCTCGATATGCTCAGCCTGGCGTGTCCGGGCAGGAAACTTCGGTGATTTTAGAACTCAAGGTTTTGGCCGATGTGGGTCTAGTAGGTTTTCCGAATGCCGGGAAATCAACATTATTGTCCGTAATTACCTCTGCAAAACCAAAAATCGGCGACTATGAATTCACCACCTTAAAACCCAATTTGGGTATTGTCGAGTACCGGGATTTTCAAAGTTTTGTGATGGCCGATATTCCCGGTATCATCGAAGGCGCTGCCGAGGGGAAAGGCTTGGGGCACTATTTTTTGCGTCATATCGAACGAAACTCCACCTTGTTGTTTCTTATTCCTGCGGATAGCACGGACATTGGAAAGGAATACCAAATACTTCTCGACGAACTACGTCGGTACAATCCGGAGCTGTTGGACAAAGAAAAACTTATCGCCATCTCAAAAAGCGATATGCTCGATGCTGAATTGATGGATGAAATGCGGGTTGAATTGGAAAAAGATCTACAAGGTGTCTCGTTTATGTTTATCTCTTCGGTAGCGCAACAGGGCATTCAGGAACTAAAGGATAAGCTTTGGTCAATGCTTAACAACTGA
- a CDS encoding adenylate kinase: MQLHDKNFIPYLSEAEILAAVQKVADAVAADYKDETPIFVGVLNGSFMFVADFLKAYQHPCEVSFVKMSSYQGLTSTGIVETLLDISEEVEGKSVIVLEDIIDTGRTLQALIHMFSNIKVKEFKIATLFYKSEIYNGEYAIDYFGMEIPNKFIVGYGLDYNELGRNLRAVYQLNQPHMINLVLFGKPGAGKGTQAEYLKEKYNLKHISTGDVFRYNIKNKTELGALAQSYMDKGDLVPDEVTIKMLQDEVEKNAEASGFIFDGFPRTTAQAKALDAFLATRGMEINATIALEANDEVLVQRLLERGKLSGRPDDQDETKIRNRFEEYNQKTAPLRDFYDAQGKFHSVNGIGDIDDITQRLAKVIEEL, encoded by the coding sequence ATGCAACTGCACGATAAGAATTTTATTCCCTACCTAAGCGAGGCCGAGATATTGGCCGCAGTACAAAAGGTAGCCGATGCCGTTGCTGCTGATTATAAAGACGAGACGCCGATTTTCGTGGGTGTACTTAATGGCTCGTTTATGTTCGTCGCCGATTTTTTAAAGGCCTATCAGCATCCTTGCGAGGTGTCTTTCGTGAAAATGAGCTCTTATCAAGGCCTTACCTCTACGGGTATTGTAGAAACCTTGCTTGATATCTCGGAAGAGGTTGAAGGCAAAAGTGTTATTGTCCTGGAAGATATTATCGATACCGGCCGAACCTTACAGGCGTTGATTCACATGTTTTCGAACATAAAGGTAAAAGAATTCAAGATTGCTACACTGTTCTATAAATCGGAGATTTATAACGGGGAGTATGCCATCGATTATTTCGGAATGGAAATACCGAATAAATTCATAGTCGGCTATGGCCTGGATTATAATGAGCTCGGCAGAAATCTAAGGGCAGTTTACCAACTAAACCAACCACACATGATCAATTTAGTTTTGTTCGGAAAACCGGGTGCCGGAAAAGGTACGCAGGCCGAATATTTGAAGGAAAAATACAATTTGAAGCACATTTCGACAGGAGATGTCTTTCGCTACAACATCAAGAACAAAACGGAACTGGGAGCTCTGGCGCAATCGTATATGGACAAGGGCGATCTTGTACCTGACGAGGTGACTATAAAGATGTTGCAGGACGAGGTCGAGAAGAACGCCGAGGCCAGTGGTTTTATCTTCGATGGTTTTCCCCGAACTACCGCTCAGGCAAAGGCGTTAGATGCTTTTTTGGCGACCCGTGGCATGGAAATCAATGCGACCATTGCCCTAGAGGCCAATGACGAGGTGTTGGTCCAGCGCTTGTTGGAACGCGGAAAGCTAAGTGGTAGGCCAGACGATCAAGACGAGACGAAGATTAGGAACCGTTTTGAGGAATACAATCAAAAAACTGCGCCATTGAGAGATTTTTATGACGCGCAGGGAAAGTTTCATAGCGTAAATGGCATTGGTGATATCGATGATATTACGCAACGCTTGGCCAAGGTAATCGAGGAGTTGTAG
- a CDS encoding 5-(carboxyamino)imidazole ribonucleotide synthase, translated as MNYFSSHFKLGILGGGQLGKMLLYETRKFDIHTKVLEASEDAPCKIACNEFVLGNLMDFDAVYDFGKQVDVLTIEIENVNLDALEKLEEEGVKVYPPTKALRIIQNKATQKLFYVDKGIPTADFSRFAYASEIEDAVENEALDFPFVWKAAQFGYDGQGVKIVRTFDDLKELPPGECITEKMIPFKNELAVIVVRNPSGQVVTYPVVEMEFHPEANQVEYVICPARIDENVAEKAQEIALNVSREIGHIGILAVEMFQTQDDKILVNEVAPRPHNSGHYSIEASYTNQFEQHIRAILDLPLGRTDSKVAGIMVNLVGAEGHTGDVVYENIREIMAMEGVTPHVYGKKQTRPFRKMGHVTIVNEDINEARRIAQRVKETIHVVSQ; from the coding sequence ATGAACTATTTTTCTTCCCATTTTAAGCTCGGTATTCTTGGTGGAGGCCAGTTAGGAAAAATGCTCCTTTACGAAACCCGAAAATTCGATATTCATACCAAAGTCTTGGAGGCCTCGGAGGATGCCCCGTGTAAAATCGCCTGTAATGAGTTCGTATTGGGAAACCTCATGGATTTCGATGCCGTGTACGACTTTGGAAAACAGGTAGATGTCCTGACCATCGAAATTGAGAACGTGAATCTCGATGCCTTGGAAAAACTGGAGGAGGAAGGGGTCAAAGTCTACCCGCCCACCAAAGCACTTCGTATTATTCAGAATAAGGCAACCCAAAAATTATTTTATGTGGACAAGGGAATCCCCACAGCCGATTTTTCGCGTTTTGCCTATGCCAGTGAAATTGAGGATGCCGTTGAAAATGAGGCATTAGATTTTCCTTTCGTTTGGAAAGCCGCCCAATTCGGCTACGATGGGCAAGGCGTGAAAATCGTACGTACTTTCGATGATTTAAAGGAACTACCTCCCGGCGAATGCATTACCGAAAAGATGATTCCGTTTAAGAACGAGTTGGCCGTTATCGTGGTTCGAAACCCGAGCGGACAAGTCGTGACCTACCCGGTCGTTGAAATGGAATTTCACCCGGAAGCAAATCAAGTAGAATATGTCATTTGTCCTGCGCGTATTGATGAGAACGTGGCGGAAAAAGCACAGGAAATCGCTTTGAACGTTTCCCGTGAAATCGGTCATATCGGTATTTTGGCCGTGGAAATGTTCCAAACCCAAGACGACAAAATACTGGTAAACGAAGTAGCCCCAAGACCCCACAATAGTGGACATTACAGTATTGAAGCGAGTTACACGAACCAATTCGAACAGCATATTCGGGCCATTTTAGACCTACCCCTAGGACGTACCGACAGCAAGGTCGCCGGAATTATGGTCAATCTGGTAGGGGCTGAAGGGCACACCGGTGATGTGGTCTACGAAAACATACGAGAAATCATGGCTATGGAGGGCGTCACCCCTCACGTTTATGGAAAGAAACAAACCAGGCCTTTTCGCAAAATGGGGCATGTGACAATCGTGAACGAAGACATTAATGAAGCGCGAAGAATTGCGCAGAGAGTGAAAGAAACTATTCACGTAGTTTCGCAATAG
- the rhuM gene encoding RhuM family protein, producing the protein MTIEQMADLFKKAKSTINEHILNIYKEGELPKEESLRKIGISDFSTKPTNFYNLDTIISVGYRVKSKEGVLFRRWANQVIKEYLIRGYSINQKRLKQIEKEVKFLRSGIQIVSRAIEEKANEEGFEYLNQFAKGFSLLDDYDHENLDKRD; encoded by the coding sequence TTGACCATTGAACAAATGGCGGACTTGTTCAAAAAAGCGAAGTCGACTATAAATGAACACATACTCAACATATACAAAGAGGGTGAGTTACCAAAAGAAGAATCTTTGAGAAAAATCGGAATTTCCGATTTTTCTACCAAACCAACTAATTTTTATAACCTTGATACTATTATTTCAGTAGGCTATAGGGTCAAATCTAAAGAAGGTGTTTTATTCAGAAGGTGGGCCAATCAAGTTATTAAAGAATATCTTATAAGAGGCTACTCTATTAATCAAAAACGTCTAAAACAAATTGAGAAAGAGGTGAAATTCCTGCGTTCCGGTATTCAGATAGTCAGCAGGGCAATAGAAGAAAAGGCAAATGAAGAAGGTTTTGAATATTTAAACCAATTTGCCAAAGGATTTTCCCTTTTAGACGACTACGACCATGAAAATTTAGACAAAAGGGATTAA
- a CDS encoding type II toxin-antitoxin system death-on-curing family toxin: MIDQMKAEFKSDVFGLEKDQSFESAIAQISKGFDETDFYSSLEEKAAMLLYLVVKNHAFADGNKRIAAACFLMFLQYNDSLTDEFGNTIISNEALASLTLFIASSKPEEMETVKKLVISILNRNKNQKDE, from the coding sequence ATGATCGACCAAATGAAGGCTGAGTTTAAATCCGATGTCTTCGGTTTAGAAAAAGACCAAAGTTTTGAAAGCGCCATAGCACAGATTTCAAAAGGATTTGATGAAACTGATTTCTATTCGAGTTTGGAAGAAAAAGCCGCAATGTTGTTATATTTAGTGGTTAAAAACCATGCCTTCGCGGACGGGAACAAAAGAATTGCCGCGGCTTGCTTTTTAATGTTTCTTCAATATAATGATAGTCTTACCGATGAATTCGGAAATACCATCATCAGCAATGAAGCACTCGCCAGTTTGACCTTGTTTATAGCTTCGAGCAAACCCGAGGAAATGGAAACAGTAAAAAAATTAGTCATTAGCATTCTAAATAGAAACAAAAATCAAAAGGATGAGTAA